In Archangium violaceum, the following are encoded in one genomic region:
- a CDS encoding endonuclease III domain-containing protein has product MEAHPREDKQPFDIEEVLTRVRESIRGFADAAMFELAARGHASLFEQLVACILSIRTRDEVSLPVSLRLLAQARTPEAMRRLGPERIGALIRPVTFPEPKAKTIHAIAVRTVQELGGELPCDAEVLQSFKGVGPKCAHLALGIACGQARISVDIHVHRVTNRWGYVQARTPEQTLAALEAKLPRAHWVELNRLLVPFGKHVCTGTRPQCTTCPVLSMCQQVGVRNPR; this is encoded by the coding sequence ATGGAAGCGCACCCGCGCGAGGACAAACAGCCCTTCGACATCGAAGAGGTGCTGACGCGGGTGCGCGAATCCATCCGCGGGTTCGCCGACGCCGCCATGTTCGAGCTGGCGGCACGCGGCCACGCGAGCCTCTTCGAGCAGCTCGTGGCCTGCATCCTCTCCATCCGCACGCGAGATGAGGTGTCCTTGCCGGTATCCCTCCGGCTGCTCGCCCAGGCCCGCACGCCCGAGGCCATGCGCCGCCTCGGGCCCGAGCGCATCGGCGCGCTCATCCGCCCGGTGACCTTCCCCGAGCCCAAGGCGAAGACGATTCACGCCATCGCGGTCCGCACCGTGCAGGAGCTCGGCGGCGAGCTGCCGTGCGACGCGGAGGTGCTCCAATCCTTCAAGGGCGTGGGGCCCAAGTGTGCCCACCTGGCGCTGGGCATCGCCTGCGGGCAGGCCCGCATCAGCGTGGACATCCACGTGCACCGGGTGACGAACCGCTGGGGCTACGTCCAGGCGCGCACGCCCGAGCAGACGCTGGCCGCGCTGGAGGCGAAGCTGCCGCGAGCGCACTGGGTCGAGCTCAACCGGCTGCTGGTGCCCTTCGGCAAGCACGTGTGCACGGGCACCCGGCCCCAGTGCACCACGTGCCCCGTGCTGTCCATGTGCCAGCAGGTGGGCGTGCGCAACCCGCGCTGA
- a CDS encoding type VI immunity family protein produces MRYPRLRYHDKYGRLTACDALVMSFYMRHPNERIAPAVVRALELFRERIRPYELAWNDTGEGQAEPLDDSAWERIRKRMLKPGPDELASQMLWDDPRRFAGLHVDYRGLDVVPLPWPYRQDDVSVLYLRLPTEYLEERGSEHVHALALDLAKELPFNSGYVDFVLCASLGDSDEALELIRPRYPGVHLAWNGANMHMNTWVDGVHWMNFLGQPVLGKLGGLTGLREHLTLPGISLQEMSDDRVLITLGERPEVGDIEAGQSLPMHRALARLLEPHLYHWKPIFGGPASKGLLQWERRFLD; encoded by the coding sequence ATGCGCTACCCGAGACTGCGATACCACGACAAGTACGGCCGGCTGACCGCATGTGATGCCCTGGTCATGAGCTTCTACATGCGGCACCCCAACGAGCGGATTGCGCCCGCCGTCGTGCGTGCCCTGGAACTCTTCCGTGAACGGATACGGCCCTACGAGCTTGCCTGGAACGACACGGGTGAGGGGCAAGCCGAGCCACTCGATGACTCCGCATGGGAGAGAATCCGCAAGCGGATGTTGAAACCGGGGCCCGACGAACTCGCATCCCAAATGCTGTGGGATGACCCTCGCAGATTCGCAGGACTCCACGTGGACTACAGGGGATTGGACGTCGTTCCCCTCCCCTGGCCCTACCGGCAGGATGATGTGAGCGTCCTGTACCTGCGCCTGCCCACGGAGTACCTGGAAGAGCGGGGTTCGGAGCATGTCCATGCGCTCGCTCTCGATTTGGCGAAAGAGCTCCCCTTCAACTCGGGCTATGTGGACTTCGTCCTCTGCGCGTCCCTTGGAGATTCGGATGAAGCCCTCGAGCTCATCCGCCCGCGCTACCCGGGGGTGCACCTCGCATGGAACGGAGCGAACATGCACATGAACACCTGGGTGGACGGGGTGCATTGGATGAACTTCCTCGGGCAGCCCGTGCTCGGGAAGCTCGGCGGGTTGACCGGTCTGCGCGAGCACCTGACGCTCCCGGGTATCTCACTCCAGGAGATGAGCGATGACCGGGTCCTCATCACTCTCGGTGAGCGGCCAGAGGTGGGAGACATCGAAGCAGGCCAGTCGCTTCCCATGCACCGTGCGCTCGCACGGCTCCTCGAGCCCCACCTCTACCACTGGAAACCGATCTTCGGCGGCCCGGCCTCCAAGGGGCTCCTCCAATGGGAGCGCCGCTTCCTGGACTGA
- a CDS encoding GAF domain-containing protein, which translates to MSLEAFTKVSEASKLLVEQGFSAQAVMAAMEMVGRAIGVDRAVIYENSTSTMPGKRLAPLRHVWGTAPMTPLLQTFPLKDQMAGWVEVLSRGQPVWEVVRNIQGPLQVNLEAQAVQSVLLCPINIGNINGQWWGFLRLDDCQKERRWSAEEVTIVKTLSRSLSNALRQDVRREALAQTRQDLEAMMARCAGTR; encoded by the coding sequence ATGTCACTGGAAGCATTCACGAAGGTCTCCGAGGCCTCGAAGTTGCTGGTGGAGCAGGGCTTCTCGGCACAGGCGGTGATGGCGGCCATGGAGATGGTGGGCCGGGCGATCGGGGTGGACCGGGCGGTCATCTACGAGAACAGCACCTCGACGATGCCGGGCAAGAGGCTGGCGCCGCTGAGGCACGTGTGGGGCACGGCGCCCATGACGCCGCTGCTGCAGACGTTCCCGCTGAAGGATCAGATGGCGGGCTGGGTGGAGGTGCTCTCGCGAGGGCAGCCCGTCTGGGAGGTGGTGCGCAACATCCAGGGACCGCTGCAGGTGAACCTGGAGGCGCAGGCGGTGCAGTCGGTGCTGCTGTGCCCCATCAACATCGGCAACATCAACGGGCAGTGGTGGGGCTTCCTGCGGCTGGACGACTGCCAGAAGGAGCGGCGGTGGTCGGCGGAGGAGGTGACCATCGTGAAGACGCTGTCGCGCTCGCTGTCGAACGCGCTGCGCCAGGACGTGAGGCGCGAGGCGCTGGCGCAGACGCGCCAGGACCTGGAAGCGATGATGGCCCGCTGCGCCGGAACGCGCTAG
- a CDS encoding phospholipase D-like domain-containing protein has translation MESPPTGAQGWEQPDRLNDQHEMRGPMALPTGFQAFRHALYQSTRMRLQPGHRVELVENGRIFDEVVEAIRGATESVHILVFIWRPSEPSDRIVEALCERARAGVACRVVVDPVGSEEVRGEHDFDPKVEQRLREGGVEVHYFRPLSGRWLGRLLGRTHHKLVILDGQVGFTGGFGIWKSWQGEGDSPEEWRDTNVRVEGPAVREMQLAFARTWQECGGALLPESCFPELEHEGEGYAAFVESTGGHGLSDAERMLRMVFAAARRRLWIANAYFTPPKAILEQLLEKRKQGVDVRVLAAGPVHDWRIVRASQRATYQEMLKGGVRLWEYQPSMLHSKTVLVDDWLCTVGSTNLDALSLHRMREGSVVVADQRLASKLEQCWERDLAHAKEMTLAHGGRTNPWRRFARRVTQLLAVDR, from the coding sequence ATGGAATCACCACCGACGGGGGCGCAGGGGTGGGAGCAACCCGACCGCCTCAATGACCAGCACGAGATGCGCGGGCCCATGGCGCTGCCAACCGGGTTCCAGGCCTTCCGCCATGCGCTCTACCAGTCCACCCGCATGCGGCTCCAGCCGGGGCACCGGGTGGAGCTGGTGGAGAACGGGCGTATCTTCGACGAGGTCGTCGAGGCCATCCGCGGGGCCACCGAGTCCGTCCACATCCTCGTCTTCATCTGGCGCCCGAGCGAGCCGTCGGACCGCATCGTGGAGGCGCTGTGCGAGCGCGCGCGGGCCGGAGTCGCCTGCCGCGTCGTCGTGGATCCGGTGGGCAGCGAGGAGGTCCGCGGCGAGCACGACTTCGACCCGAAGGTGGAGCAGCGGCTGCGCGAGGGGGGCGTCGAGGTGCACTACTTCCGGCCCCTGTCGGGCCGGTGGCTGGGACGGCTCCTGGGGCGCACGCACCACAAGCTCGTCATCCTCGATGGGCAGGTGGGCTTCACCGGGGGCTTCGGCATCTGGAAGTCGTGGCAGGGCGAGGGGGACAGTCCCGAGGAGTGGCGCGACACCAACGTGCGCGTGGAGGGCCCCGCGGTGCGCGAGATGCAACTGGCCTTCGCGCGCACGTGGCAGGAGTGTGGCGGCGCGCTGCTCCCGGAGAGCTGCTTCCCCGAGCTGGAGCACGAGGGGGAGGGGTACGCCGCCTTCGTGGAGAGCACGGGAGGCCATGGGCTCTCCGACGCCGAGCGCATGTTGCGCATGGTGTTCGCCGCCGCGCGCCGCAGGCTGTGGATCGCCAACGCCTACTTCACCCCGCCCAAGGCCATCCTCGAGCAGCTGTTGGAGAAGCGGAAGCAGGGGGTGGACGTGCGGGTGCTCGCGGCGGGACCCGTGCATGACTGGCGCATCGTGCGGGCCTCGCAGCGCGCCACCTACCAGGAGATGTTGAAGGGCGGGGTGCGCCTCTGGGAGTACCAGCCCTCGATGCTGCACTCGAAGACGGTGCTCGTGGACGACTGGCTGTGCACGGTGGGCTCCACCAACCTGGACGCACTGTCGCTCCACCGGATGCGCGAGGGCTCCGTGGTGGTGGCCGACCAGCGGCTCGCCTCCAAGCTGGAGCAGTGCTGGGAGCGGGACCTGGCGCACGCGAAGGAGATGACGCTCGCCCACGGGGGACGCACCAATCCGTGGCGGCGGTTCGCGCGGCGGGTGACGCAGTTGCTCGCCGTGGACCGTTGA